The sequence ATCCAGGCAAAGTCCACGAAGGCACGCCATGGCGCCGGCAGCGGGGAACGCGCCGATGCCCCCTTGGATCTTGTCCACATCGACTTGATTATCGATTCTTCTCGGGAAACCGAGTTCACTTGCACGTTGGTCGCCGTGGATGACTACAGCAAGTATGTGTACGTCCAGCCGTTAGTTAGTAAGGCGGACGCGTTCCTCGAGCTACAGCGCATGGTCTCCTTCCTGGAACTCCAGACAGGCAGACAACTCAAGGCACTCAGGTCCGATCAGGGCTCTGAATGGACAAAAGCTGAGGCCCGCATCTGGGCCAGGGACAAGGGCATTCTCTGGCAAATGACGGTTAGCTACGACTCAAAGCAAAACGGCCGCGTCGAGCGGATGAATCGTTCACTCCAGGAGAAGATGCGAGCCCTCCTCATCCAGAGAAAACTCCCGGCTCGATTCTGGCCATATGCCCTTCGGAGACGACTCAGGAGGCAGCGCCGGTATCTTCCGATGGCGCCCAGGCGTCGCGGGAAGTAACGCCGGTGTCCTCCGTTGGCGCCACTGACGGCACCGACACTCGCGACGTCCTACAGCCTGCCGGACCGTCGGTCGATCTCCCGTTCCGAGACAACGAAGCCATTCTCAGCGAAAAGTACGCAGCTATTCAGAATTCGAAAAATGAATGGGGCCACATGATCAACTTCTTCGCACCTCAGTTAACGGAGTCCATTCAGGATGGTTTTCCTGAGCGTCCAACTGACGCCCAACCGGACGACGCAGACCCTGAGACCTGGCCTCGCCACCTTCGCCGCGCGCCGCTTTCAGTCAACCTCCGCACGGGCCATGCTCTGGCAATCACCACTTCGCCAGCTGTCAATCTATCCCCCACGCTAAACCAAGCGAAGAGAGGCGAAGACTGGCCCCTCTGGCAAGAAGCCATGCGCAGCGAAATTGGCGGCCTCGAGGCAAATGATCACTTGGATTGTTGCTGACCTTCCCCCAGGGCAAAACCTTGTCGACTCAAAATGGGTcctcaagatcaagaccGACGCAAACCGGGTACCGACTCGCTACAAAGCACGACTCGTCGCCCGCGGCTTCACCCAACGCGAAGGCGTTGACTTCGACGAGATTTTCGCCCCAGTGGCGCCGCTCGAGGCGATCCGTGGCATTCTGGCCGTTGCTACTGTTTTCGATTGGGAGGTGGACGGTATCGACGTCGTACAAGCGTACCTTAACTCTACCCTCCATCACGACGTCTACATGAAGCCACCGGCCGGAGTCAACGTCCCCCCGGGCCAAGTCTTAAGACTGGTCAAAGGCCTATACGGACTGAAACAGTCGGGCCGAGAATGGAACCTAGTCCTCGATGCCCACCTCCGCAAAGATCGGTTTTCACGCCGTGCCGAGTGCACCTTGTTTCTACTCGCGCGGCGAGGGGGGCAGCAGAACGATCTTGACATGCTATGTCGATGACATCCTCATCACATCTCCCAGCAGAGCCGAAGTTGACCGAACAAAGGCAGAGATTGCTGAAAAATGGAACATAGAGGACAACGGCCCAGTCAAGGAATTCCTCGggatcaagatcgaccgTGACCGCAAAAATCGACACTTATCCCTTGACCAGTCGGCTTACATCAAGGAGATGGCCAATAACTGGTTGGCCAACGACGTACGCAAAACAGCAAAGAGTCCTTTCGCAAAGTACTTTGAGGTCGGACCAGACATGGCCTGCGACGCGAAACAGGCGAAGAAGTACCAAGAGCTCGTTGGGCAACTACTTTGGATCTCAAACACAGTCCGACCAGACGTCGCCTTCGCCGTCGGAACACTGGCGAGGTATATGTCCGACCCGATCGAACCCGCCTGGCTCGCAGCACTTCAAGTAGTTCGATACCTCAACTTCACAGCGGATTATCGGCTCATCCTTGGACCATATCGAAACATGGAACAACCCGTGGTCACACATACTGATGCGAACTGGGCATCCGACCGGAACACTCAACGTCGAAGCACTTCGGGTTTCAATGACATTTCATTTATGGATGCCCAGTCAGCTGGAAATCCCACGTCCAAAAATGCGTCGCCTTGTCGGCagtcgaagccgagctcgtAGCTGCCtccgaagcagcaagagagAACATGTTCTTTGCCCACCTACTTCGGGACTTGGGTTGTGGTGAGGTCAAACCACTCCTCCTCACCGATAGTCTGggctgctgccaagtaAGTAAGGATCCCGCCAAACACTGGAAACTCAAGCACATCGACACCCGATACTTCTTTGTTCGAAACGCTGTTCAAGACGGTGACATTGCTATCGAGCACATTGGGACGGCAGAAAACGCGGCCGACATTCTCACCAAACCGTTCCAACCCGAACCCCTCCGCAAGGCTATTAACAGGCTAGGATTGGTACGACCATTGAGGGGGGGAGTTGAAGATACAAtggtcgaccaagaccattTCGGCATAGTCCCTGCGCGATCAAACGGAAATTGCGTGCGATTACCCAGGGTTACTCAACCGAAATTAACCGGGGTTACTCAACTAAATGTGAGCAGAGATGAGATAGCCCTCGCCTACTCTGCAAGAGCCTACCACCGAAAGGCACACAAGCCACGTCCCGCACAGAGCGAAGACGGGAAGGAAAGAGGAGATGGATGTCCCGAGTCGCAGGACGAGCAGTTCATAAAGACATAAATATGCTCACTTTGTATGTAGTCTCGAGTCCAGAAAATACAAGCGATCTTTTCACCATTTTCTTCCCTTCATCAAAACTGCCGAGAACCATCACGGGTTTTTCCCCCTAATTATTCTCAAGTGTGTCCAGAAAGTCGTTCAGACTCACGAACCTGGATTCCGAGGCCTCAATCTCTTCTCATTCTCGCTCGCTGATTCGGCTCACTACCACACTCGGACCTCTGGGTCCCTTCATATACACGCAGCTCCTCTATCTGTGCGTAGCCCCCTTCATCCGTGTGCAGTATCCTCAGATCAATCCTCAGTGAGTGTGAAAATCAATATCTTTCGAAGTGCGTGTTCAGAGTCGTGTGTTCACAGTTCAGATCAGTAAGAATCctgaattcacgatgcgGTGGGGCCATTATTTTGAAATGGGAAAATTGAACAGTCGCGTGCGCTTGCCACGCGCGTGTGCTTTTAGTCGTGATTCTCCGTGCGCTTGCCTGTACGCATTTGTCTCGCCTTGGACCGTGCGTGCGCACCCGGGACTGCGGTAAGTCTCTCGGTTATCACGAGACGACCAAATTGCGCAGAGCTTTCTCAGAACCATCCTCCGTcttaatcgtgaatgcagcaCAGTTCAAAGTGCAGACCGAGCCGGATCCGTGACTTGTCTGTTCAACGCCACGGCAGTTGTATATACGTGATAGGTTGCAGATAAACATGAGACTGCGCATGTCTTCCAGCACACACTGGTGCCTCACCAGACTGAAACGTCAAGAACACTGCAGGTgaaagcacgaagcggCATGTTCGTTATCAGGCTGTTCTGCTGCCCGTACGTTGACCTGCTGAGAGTGTATTAGAGACACGCTTCGTCCATCAAAGCAGAGATCTGGAATCAGCCTTGAGAGTAAAAATCACTGATTGTCACGACTTAGTTTCTAGGTTTCTGTAAAATATAAGTTTGCTTACGGAGCGAAATTTTGACAAAAAAGGATCCCAGTAAAAAGTGCCAAAAACAAACGCAAGTTAAAAAATGCGAAAAAGAAACTTGGAGACGTGGGGGATTGAACCCCAGACCTTCTCGATATTTGGATCTTTGCGAATGCAAACGAGACGCTCTGCCACTGAGCTACACCCCCTTCCGATACTATGGAAGTGACAGCAGATACTGTTATTCACGACAACAGGTAGCCCCCGGATCCCCATAGCGTCGTTATGCTGGCTAGTGGAAGGCGCTCGATACCCAGCTGTGACCCCTAAAGGGGCACAGCTCTCCACGCGTCCAGGAGGACGCGGAATACACTGATAACGGCGGCAAAGTGACAACGAGCATAACGGCAAGTGGTACAAGGTGGTcgagagagtcacgagGCCCGTGTTGAAGGCCAAGCAGTATTGAAGACAGCGGCGACGTTTACGGGGTTACCGAAGCCGACGACTAGCCTGATTTCCTTCAGTGTCGCTGGCGGCGGGGCTATGTTGGGGTACTCACACACCTGCTGTACCCTTGCATGGAGATCAGCCCTGATCTCGCCCAAGAGGACGAAAAATCCATCGAAATGCTTGGGTCTCCATCTTAATCCTACCAAAACGCAAAAACCAAACCTCCTTGGTCTCGCTATTCAATAGCTACTGCTCCGCTCGTTTGGGTTCCTTCGATAGCAAGTCACAGGCAGTCATCGTACATAGCTAGTTTGAATGCATCTTTCCTCTTCTTTCGTGCTCTCAGTTTTCCTCGCACTCATTCGCAATGAGGATTCATCTAACCCTTTCACTTTAAGGCAACTCTGTGAGGCGGTTGTTGAACATGCATGGTAGAAATCGACGACGAAGTTTGCATTGCAAAGTGAAGACACTATCGGACGGACAGACAAGAACAAGACAAGAGACAACTGAACAGACAAGTGCGGGACATGACGAGATGGCGATAGGACAAGTAGGGGACAATACGAACGGAGACaagacgagatggagaCAGAACAAAGCGGACACAGGACGAGGTCGGGACAAGACAAGGCGGAGACACAATGAGAAGGTGACAGAACGAAACGCGAGGCAATCCTAGATTGCTACTTACCGGACGAAGCGGCGTTGctggcggcagcggcatTCATCAAACTTTTGAACGTAAAAAGGGAGCCGGTCAAGAACCCGACGGAAAGTAGGCTGGTTGCGTAGAAAGTCCTTGCCAAAATTGTCTTGACAAGGCGTTGGCGGGAAGAGGGCCTGTTCATACGAAGCTTATAGCCTTTTCTGCGGAGGTAGGTGAGACGCCTTTTCTTGTTTGGCAGTGGTAAGGACGAGGCTGGAAGCGACGCTGGAGTAGGTGGTGTAAAATCAATCGCTTTTTCTGGCATCTCGTTAGTCGACACAGACGCATGGAGAGCAAGGGACAGATCAGTTGCTGGGCGACGCTCGTCAAcgccatctccatctccatcgccatcgccatcgccacgGCCCGCAGCATCTACAGTGTCGGTCTTGTGCTTGGGAGACGGCTCATCGACATCAGATGCAGTCAGAGGAGATCCCTCCACGGCGTCTACGAGAAGCTTCGAAAGTGCAGCAGGTGGAGCTCTTCCGTCGGCCTCATTGATGGTCGCAGACGTAGCTCCAACAGAGGTAGCGGGGGAGTCAGGCTCAAGGACAGACTTATATGACGACATGTAGGAGTCGCCTTGGCTACGAGCCtcagcagcttctcgatcgagctcgacccTTTCGGAAGCAGCCTCATCGATAGTGTGGTGCCAACGAATACCGTAAATGTTGCACGAGTCAACACTCTCGTCCGAGCCGCTTTCTGAGTCGCTGCCATCTCTATTATCAAGAATCGTGGATGATTTCTCGAAGggctcgacttgagcacCAAAGGTCAAAGATTGAGCCAGGTCATCAGTGGGATCATCGTCACTCTGGgtctcgtcctcgctcgccaGATCAACAACGTCGGTGAAGCAGTAGGTGCCGGATTTTGTCGTAGTTGTGCTGTTTGGGTGCGAGTTTGGaggcaaagccaaagccgcGGCGGGGCGAAGATAGCATCGGACAGGGTAATACATCTTGTCCGAACGACTGCATTCCTTGCCAAATTCGATCATCTCGCCGAATCGAAGTACATGAATACCTTCGACTCGCTTCTTAGTAGCATCAGGGGCAGTCTCGAGAATCGAGTCATCTTCCAGGAAGAGGGCAGCTCGGTCAGCAACGAAGGTGCCGTGGGTGGAACCGAGGTCTTTCAGGATGGGTTCGTCGTCCTTCCACTCGATCGCCGCATGCTGGCGGGAGACGACTTTGGCGCCGAAAAATTCGAGGCTGTCGTCCAGATCGTTGATCGGAGCGCTTGACGTCTCGGGGCTCGAACGAGAGATTGTCTTGGTCTTACCGACTTGAAGCCGGAAGACAATGTGATCCCGCGAGTTGGCTCCATCACTTTCAGTTGGCCCCGTGGGCGATGCGTTCACCCAGACCAGCTCCACACCACGAGCGCAGGTTCGGCTAGACATGACGACTTGGAGACACGGGCGATAGGAGAAGAATACGACAGTGAGATGGTGTTGAGACTAATGATGGTCGAGTATAGAGTGAAGGTATTGCGCCATACGGTAAATTGGGTTTTATCAGGCGGCCCATAGTGACTTGTGGGATTTTAAGCGAGCATCTCCCCTGCAACGGTTTCGGTTTCAGCTCAGCAGACCCTGACCACCTCGTGATCAACAAAATTGGATTCACACCCACACCAAAGCGATCAGAGTCTGTTGTCAGGTACCTTTGCGGTCATGTACAatcacagtcgtgagtcactTTAAAAggagagagggagagaggagagagaggagagagagatggaGCCAATACTGGAGCCAACACTGGCTGAGCTGTgacagtgtgagtgtgcTGAGTCGTCTTTGGCACGCACCGTACAAAATGCTGAGCAGGTTGACCATGCGCGCTTCAGAGTATTGACACAGATTACTTAGCGCGCAGATGAAGGCAGCACCCTCGGCAAAAGATAACTCAGGGTGCTTATCGTACTGTCGCGCCCCTGACCGTTCCATGGACGATCGCTCTCACAGTTCGTTAGCTCAAGCGTGAAGCCAGTGGGGTTGTGCTTTCTGATAAGTTAGTCGGCTAAAAGTTCATTTTACTGGTTCAAGGAGCGAGTGCTGTATGCAGCATCAAAGTGAGTCAAAACTCACGGCTGCCTGTCAGCCTGTCTGCCGTCACGCCGTCACGGATCGCATCCGCCTTTGTAAGGCGATCATAATGCCCGATGCAACAAGTTACCCCTTTGCAACATCAACTGCCAATCTGCCTCGGACAGGGTCCAGCCGAAAAAttcacagcagcacacaGCTAGCGTCTCAGAGCGTCACACACAACGAGCAAGGCACCGTGTGGagatctcgatcgacgtgaCGGTCGGTATTATTTAGATCTTGCCGGCTCGTtcatactcacgactgtatcTTTGGCATTTATCGTTGCGCTTTGCTATTGTGTTTGCACTCTCCTCTTACCGTCCAAGCATCACCGCATCGCATTCTCGGTTCATAAGGACGACAAGTAGCTTATCAGCTGCTCTCTTGCAACATAGGCATCGTCGGGCACGCGTACTTCTGCGCCAGCCCTCACGGCCATAGGAGCGATAGACCCGCTTCCCATGCGAACGCTTCGAGGGGAGGAGCAAGGTCTCCTTGCCCGTTCTCACGATGGCATTGACTCACCGCTCCTCACGCCATCGCACCAAGATGGTTCTGCAGAGCCGCTCATAAAAACCGGTGTGGAAGGCGCTCCCGCTTGGGAACATATGTCGCCTAGACAGCGCACCCTAGTCTACCTCAcctttggcttgctcggcATGGGCGTGCTCTTACCGTTCAACTCGCTCATTACCCCTGCAGAGTATTTTCGCTCGTCGTTCGCACACACACCGTATGCCACCACTTTCAGCAGCTGGATCACGGTATCCTACAATGtcatcagcatcctcgtcggcatccACGCAACCGCCACCGGTGGCTTCGAAAGGTCAAGTCCACATCGCAGGATCACTATCTCGTCGACTGTCATCATTCTCTCCGTATTTTGCTTCGCGCTTTCCACAAGAGTAGGAGAGTATAGCTCTCGTACTGGTCATCATGATGATAAACCAACCTCACAACCTACCAGCCACACCTACTTCTATTTCACCCTCTTCCTTGGCGGCTTGCTCTCGAGCGCGTGTGCCTACTTGCAGAACAGCGTCGTCTCGCTCAGTACTGCGTTTGGCGCAGGTGGATCGTTCATGGGCTCAATGCTAGCGGGTCAAGGTGTCGTGGGAGTTGGTATCAGCATCTTTGGCTTCGCCTCTGCCTGGTCACAGCAGACTGTGCCGGATGACGCCATCTCTGCGGATCGTCAAGCCGCTCAAGAGACGTCGCGTAGCATTGCCCGAGCCGCGACCCTGTTCTTTGGCATGAACACTTTGCTCATGATGGCGGTGCTTGTCGCCTTCCTCTGGCTTACCAATACGCCTCTGTACACGCAAGTAATGGCCAAGCAAATTGCTACAATCGACAAAATCGAAGACGAGAACGACGCTTCTTCCAGGCTagatgatgacgatctCGAAGGTCGGCTCGAGGGCAACGCAATGACGCAGAGCTGGCACTCGATCCGTTCTGTCTCTCACCCTGCTTATAGCTCGTGGCTCAAAAGGGTGCCCGGCTTCCACAGACTGTCGCCCACAACGCGTGAATCACTGCtgcgcatctcgctcgttCAATCCAAAGTCAAGTGGGACTGTGCTGCAGTTGCCTTCATATTCGTCATCACTCTCAGCATCTTCCCTGCGCTCACATCTTCGGTTCAGAGCGTCTACACAGGCACTTCCAGATCTGGGTTCAGCTCAGTGGACCTTACCTCGCCGCAGCTGTTTGTACCCTTTCACTTTTTCCTCTTCAACCTTTCGGATCTGCTGGGCAGATCGTTGCCAAGCTTGGTACCTTCGGCTTTGATACGCAAAGCTCGAGCACTATTTTCGCTCTCGCTACTCCGCGTATTGTTTGTGCCTCTGTTCATGGCATGCAACGTCGTGTCGACAAGTCAGCGGACGGGTCCTATCAGCCGTATCAATGCTGGAACACCCGAAGGATGGCTAGCCAGTCTGATGCAGTCAAGCGATGCTCCGTTCTTCAGTCtcatgctgctgctcggcttTTCCAACGGCCTCGTCAGCACTTGCATCATGATATCAGGTCCTGCAAGGAGCAAGCTAGTAAACTCGAAAGGCGCGAGCGAAGGACCTCTGGCAGCTACCCTGCTTTCTTTCTGGCTTTGCGTTGGCCTGGCTATCGGCAGCGGTCTTAGTTTTCTTACTGTCAAGTCATAACACCAGAGAGCTCCCATTATTTACATACCCATTCCCTGCGTCGATAGCAAACCTTATCATTTCAGTGCTACATTACACTCGGACGATCTCAGCTCTACCAACCACCACAGCGAACGACTCTTACGGTGTGGTCCTCCgatctgaatcgtgaatcgtgattcgtgattcgtgattcacgattgttgcTCGGATCCAGTCACGTTGTTGAACAAAGTCACGACTGAGCCAAAACGAAAATTCCGCgtgtgctgcttggctaAAGAGAAAAGACGCGCACGGTCCTCGTTGATTGTGCAGTAGAACAGGGAAACATTCGTAATTTTGGTCGACTCCACTTAACCACGAAACTTACTTGGCTCTCGGCAGCAGTCAGACAACCGATTTAGGCGGAACACCTGCAACGGTCAACTCGGTCGTGTCGAACAGCATCCTTCACTTTCCATCCAAACAACGCACCTCTACCATCCCTGTTAGCTCCCTTTGTTGGATCACTCGAGACCTTGTTCCCCCGAGACTCAACCGACTTGAGTAGGTGTGAAAACGTACGACCGGCAGTAAAAACTCGGGGCTGTGCTTGCTTTGCCTGTTCAACATGGCAGACGCACACCAATCACCCCTCCTCCTTCTACCTCTTAAAACAACAGAGGAGGTCGACCTTGGCTCTGCTGTCAAGtcgctcatcaccaacaGCTACGGCGAAGACTCTAAAAAGTACTCGGAGCAAACATCTCAACTCAACCGTGCACGTCAAGATGCGGTCAAAGGTGCAGCCTCGGATGCCACAGGCAGAGACTTGCTCTTCAAATGGTTCCAcatgctcgagatgctcgagctccGTTTTCCAGAGCTTCGTGTACCATTTCCTTGGAAAGACGCTTTTACGCAAAAAACCATCTCTCAGTCCAGCTTGGCCTACGAAAAAGCCAGTATCATTTTCAACATTGCTGCAACGCTttcctcgctcgcttcaTCGCAACCTCGCATGCCGGGCAACGCTGACGGTCTTAAGCGTGCCTATGCCGCCCTCCGTCAAGCAGCTGGTATGCTGAGCTACATCAATGAAAACTTTCTGCATGCTCCCAGCACTGATATGAGCAAGGACGTTGTCAAGTGTTTGGTCGGTATCACGCTGGCTCAGGCATCCGAGGTGTTCCTGGAAAAGACCAtcgaggagaagaagggtGCTGGTCTCATCTCGAAGCTCGCAAGTCAAACCGCTGCTGCCTACACTGGCTTGGTGGACGATTCGCGTGAAAACGTCACCAAAGGCATCTTCGAACGTTCCTGGGCCTACCTTATTCAAGTCAAGGCAAGGCATTTCACGTCCGTCATGCAGTACTACAAAGCGCTGGCCGACGATGCGGCTGGCTCGCATGGCGCTTGTCTTGTGCGGTTGACGGTAGCAGAGACGGCAGCCAAAGAAGCTCGCAATTTGTTGACCACCTTTAGCGCATCCGCTACCGCGAGCGTGACTGCGGATCGTCCCTCGCTGCCCAGCGATGCGGCATCTGCGCTTGTGGCCATCGTCAACGCTCAGGTCGCTCGATGCACCGAGCGCAAAGAGTCTGCCGTCAAGGACAACGACCTCATCTATCACGACATTCTCCCCTCGGAGTCATCGCTCCCTGCtgtcgacaagctcgttgCTGCCAATCCCATCCCGATTCAGGAGATCTTTGCAGCTCCCGAAGTACAACGCGTCATC comes from Mycosarcoma maydis chromosome 1, whole genome shotgun sequence and encodes:
- a CDS encoding uncharacterized protein (related to Inhibitor-sensitive equilibrative nucleoside transporter 1), with amino-acid sequence MRTLRGEEQGLLARSHDGIDSPLLTPSHQDGSAEPLIKTGVEGAPAWEHMSPRQRTLVYLTFGLLGMGVLLPFNSLITPAEYFRSSFAHTPYATTFSSWITVSYNVISILVGIHATATGGFERSSPHRRITISSTVIILSVFCFALSTRVGEYSSRTGHHDDKPTSQPTSHTYFYFTLFLGGLLSSACAYLQNSVVSLSTAFGAGGSFMGSMLAGQGVVGVGISIFGFASAWSQQTVPDDAISADRQAAQETSRSIARAATLFFGMNTLLMMAVLVAFLWLTNTPLYTQVMAKQIATIDKIEDENDASSRLDDDDLEGRLEGNAMTQSWHSIRSVSHPAYSSWLKRVPGFHRLSPTTRESLLRISLVQSKVKWDCAAVAFIFVITLSIFPALTSSVQSVYTGTSRSGFSSVDLTSPQLFVPFHFFLFNLSDLLGRSLPSLVPSALIRKARALFSLSLLRVLFVPLFMACNVVSTSQRTGPISRINAGTPEGWLASLMQSSDAPFFSLMLLLGFSNGLVSTCIMISGPARSKLVNSKGASEGPLAATLLSFWLCVGLAIGSGLSFLTVKS